In Sporosarcina psychrophila, a genomic segment contains:
- a CDS encoding aminotransferase class I/II-fold pyridoxal phosphate-dependent enzyme translates to MEALNQYKSMRVVPFDVPGHKRGRGNPELAAFLGEQCLTMDVNSMKPLDNLCHPVSVIKEAEELAAQAFNAKHAFFMVNGTTSAVQAMIMTACKAGDKIIMPRNVHRSAINALILSGAVPIYVNPGVHSELGIPLGMAVKDVEQAILENTDAKAILINNPTYYGICSNLQALTDLAHQHDMLVLVDEAHGTHFYFGDNLPASAMSVGADMASVSMHKSGGSLTQSSFLLINNDVSEGYTRQIINLTQTTSGSYLLLSSLDISRRSLALNGKEIFQKVAEMAHYTRTEINKIGGYYAYSKELINGDTIFDFDVTKLSVDTRDIGLAGIEVYDILRDEYDIQIEFGDIGNILAYISVGDRHLDLERLVAALAEIKRRYSKNKNSVFIHDYIRPQVAFTPQEAFYAPKQKLPISESAGYISSEFVMCYPPGIPILAPGERITEEILDFIQYSKDKGCFLTGTEDSDIANINVLKELAK, encoded by the coding sequence ATGGAGGCGCTGAATCAATACAAATCAATGCGCGTCGTCCCTTTTGACGTTCCAGGTCATAAACGTGGAAGAGGTAATCCTGAATTAGCTGCATTTTTAGGTGAACAATGCTTGACTATGGATGTCAATTCCATGAAACCACTTGATAATCTCTGCCACCCTGTTTCGGTTATAAAAGAGGCAGAAGAATTAGCAGCTCAAGCATTTAATGCTAAGCACGCCTTTTTCATGGTGAATGGTACCACATCTGCAGTACAGGCAATGATCATGACGGCATGCAAAGCTGGGGATAAAATCATTATGCCACGCAATGTACATCGCAGTGCGATTAATGCCCTCATTTTAAGTGGTGCCGTTCCTATCTATGTTAATCCGGGCGTACACAGTGAACTTGGCATTCCTTTAGGAATGGCCGTAAAAGATGTAGAACAAGCTATCTTAGAAAACACAGATGCTAAAGCCATTCTCATCAACAATCCTACTTATTATGGGATTTGTTCAAACCTGCAAGCTCTTACCGATCTTGCACATCAACACGATATGCTCGTCCTTGTCGATGAGGCACATGGTACTCATTTTTACTTTGGTGATAATCTTCCCGCTTCTGCTATGTCAGTTGGTGCTGATATGGCATCCGTTAGTATGCACAAATCCGGCGGGTCATTGACACAAAGCTCTTTTTTGTTGATAAACAATGACGTAAGCGAAGGTTATACGAGGCAGATTATCAATTTGACACAAACGACAAGCGGATCTTATTTACTGCTCTCTTCCCTGGATATCTCGAGAAGAAGTTTAGCGCTTAACGGAAAAGAGATATTTCAAAAGGTTGCCGAAATGGCACACTATACAAGGACTGAAATCAATAAGATTGGCGGCTATTACGCCTATTCGAAAGAATTGATTAATGGAGATACGATTTTCGACTTTGATGTTACGAAACTTTCGGTGGATACCCGCGACATTGGCTTAGCCGGAATTGAAGTCTATGACATTCTTAGAGATGAGTATGATATTCAAATTGAATTTGGCGATATCGGTAATATTTTGGCTTATATTTCTGTCGGTGACAGGCATCTAGATTTGGAACGGTTAGTCGCAGCACTCGCTGAAATAAAACGCCGCTATTCTAAGAATAAAAACAGCGTTTTCATCCATGATTACATTCGTCCGCAAGTTGCTTTCACACCGCAAGAAGCCTTTTATGCGCCTAAGCAAAAGTTGCCCATTTCGGAGAGCGCAGGTTATATTTCCAGTGAATTCGTTATGTGTTACCCCCCAGGTATCCCGATTTTGGCGCCTGGTGAACGGATTACAGAGGAAATTTTGGATTTCATTCAATACTCCAAAGATAAAGGCTGTTTCTTAACAGGTACTGAAGACAGCGACATTGCAAATATTAATGTGTTGAAGGAGTTGGCGAAATGA